A stretch of the Equus caballus isolate H_3958 breed thoroughbred chromosome X, TB-T2T, whole genome shotgun sequence genome encodes the following:
- the LOC138921978 gene encoding nuclear RNA export factor 2-like, producing MQTFKYNDGGSLPGGRNRNWRSFRGNFGKRNPRDHGGYEPWPSHHQEHDGNTVMRDVQEDPQVIRHTPYTIRHKNRRVKWHNEDHIQRAAWRNRKPLEREVGDNTKDGTPGSWFKITIPYGRKYDKTWLMNSIQSHCSVPFTPVDFHYVKDWARFFVQDAGTASALRDVSYKICGKENQKISIIVDPSAEPYSVQNKLEPEEMEQLKLAMSKRYDVSQQALDLQTLRFDPDLVDHDVDIILNRRSCMAATLQIIETNFPKLLSLNLCNNKLYQLDGLSDIIQKAPTIKILNLSKNELNSAWEVGKMKGLKLEELWLEGNPLCDTFRDQSTYISAIKEYFPKLLRLDGRELPTPIVVDVDIPYLIKPCKESYKGSEMLKNLVLQFLQQYYFIYDSGDRRGLLGAYHDEACFSLSIPFNPEDPAPSSLCEYVKDNRNIKKLKDPYLRVQLLKHTKHDIVLSLCVLPRTQHDFSSFLVDMWYQTERVLCFSVNGVFKEVVGKSQSSVRAFTRTFIIVPVSNSSLCIVNDQLFLRDTTPNETQSPFFMPVPTPTSRSMPTVSQEQQEMVQSFSTQSGMNLEWSQKCLQDNEWNYTRAGQAFTTLKTGGKIPEEAFKQIP from the exons ATGCAAACATTCA AATACAACGATGGTGGCAGCTTACCtggaggaagaaatagaaattggaGGTCTTTCCGAGGTAATTTTGGCAAAAGGAACCCTCGTGATCACGGTGGATATGAACCTTGGCCTTCACACCACCAGGAGCATGATGGAAACACGGTGATGAGGGATGTCCAGGAGGACCCCCAAGTAATAAGACA CACACCCTACACTATTCGACACAAAAACAGAAGAGTGAAATGGCATAATGAAGACCACATCCAGAGGGCTGCgtggagaaacagaaaaccttTGGAGAGAGAAGTGGGGGATAACACAAAAGATGGAACCCCAGGGAGCTGGTTCAAGATCACA ATTCCATATGGGAGAAAGTATGACAAGACATGGCTAATGAATTCAATCCAGAGCCATTGCAGTGTCCCCTTCACTCCAGTGGAT TTCCACTACGTGAAAGACTGGGCTCGGTTCTTTGTGCAGGATGCTGGCACTGCCTCTGCCTTGAGGGATGTGAGCTACAAGATTTGTGGCAAGGAGAACCAAAAG ATATCTATCATTGTTGATCCTTCTGCTGAACCCTACTCTGTGCAGAATAAGTTGGAACCAGAAGAAATGGAGCAGCTAAAG CTGGCCATGAGCAAACGATATGATGTCTCCCAGCAAGCTCTTGACCTCCAAACGCTCCGCTTTGACCCAG ACTTGGTGGACCATGACGTTGATATAATCCTGAATCGAAGAAGCTGCATGGCTGCCACCCTGCAGATCATCGAAACGAATTTCCCCAAG CTGTTGTCCTTGAACTTGTGCAACAACAAACTGTACCAGCTGGATGGCCTGTCTGACATTATACAGAAGGCCCCGACAATCAAGATCCTGAACCTCTCCAAAAATGAG CTGAATTCCGCGTGGGAGGTAGGCAAGATGAAAGGGCTGAAACTTGAAGAGCTGTGGCTGGAAGGCAACCCCTTGTGTGACACCTTTCGAGACCAGTCCACCTACATAAG TGCCATCAAGGAATATTTCCCCAAGTTGTTACGCCTG gaTGGCCGGGAGTTACCCACGCCGATTGTCGTTGACGTTGACATCCCATACTTAATAAAGCCCTGCAAG GAAAGCTATAAAGGATCTGAGATGCTGAAGAATCTAGTCCTGCAATTCCTGCAGCA GTATTACTTCATCTATGACTCTGGAGACCGACGGGGTCTTCTTGGTGCTTACCACGATGAGGCCTGCTTCTCCCTGAGCATTCCCTTCAACCCCGAGGACCCAGCTCC AAGCAGCTTGTGCGAGTACGTCAAGGATAACAGGAACATAAAGAAGCTCAAGGACCCCT ACCTGCGGGTTCAGCTGCTGAAACATACAAAACATGACATCGTGCTCTCCCTCTGTGTGTTGCCCAGAACTCAGCACGACTTCAGCTCCTTTCTGGTGGACATGTGGTACCAGACG GAAAGGGTGCTGTGCTTCTCTGTCAACGGGGTGTTCAAGGAAG TGGTAGGAAAGTCTCAGAGTTCTGTTCGTGCCTTCACACGAACCTTCATCATTGTCCCTGTCAGCAATTCCAG TCTATGCATCGTGAACGACCAGCTTTTCCTGAGGGACACCACCCCCAACGAGACTCAGAGTCCATTCTTCATGCCAGTTCCCACACCCACCTCCAGATCCATGCCCACTGTCTCCCAGGAGCAGCAGGAAATGGTGCAGT